Proteins from one Xiphophorus hellerii strain 12219 chromosome 8, Xiphophorus_hellerii-4.1, whole genome shotgun sequence genomic window:
- the cercam gene encoding probable inactive glycosyltransferase 25 family member 3: MGRSRWLIIWESPLFLGLLTRTRVYGLPRSEAAFSSSPHSTMLLHVLVLAALTSRAECYFVEEKFPEESGMQPPTVVIAIIARNAAHSLPYYLGALERLNYPKDRISVWAATDHNSDNTTAILREWLTVMQRFYHYVEWRPMDQPTSYAGEFGPKHWPNSRYEYVMKLKQAALNFARKRWADYILYADTDNILTNAETLNLMIAENKSVIAPMLDSPGAYSNFWCGITPQGYYRRTAEYFPTRYRHRHGCYPVPMVHSTLLLDLRKEGMKKLAFYPPHEDYSWPYDDIIVFAFSCRAAEVQMYVCNKERYGYLNVPGKPHFTLEDDRLNFVHVHLESLIDGPAMYPSRYVHMFPKQRDLVGFDEIYLINLRRRPDRRDRMLYSLNELEVDVKVVDAIDGNALNSSDIKFLGVDLLPGYYDPFSGRTLTKGEVGCFLSHYYIWKEVVDMQMDKALIFEDDVRFEANFKRRVLRLMEEVEQVELDWDLIYLGRKQVNPGKEAAVENVRNLVVADYSYWTLSYAISQQGAQKLLNAEPLSKMLPVDEFLPIMYDKHPNEDYKSHFPNRNLQAFSTRPLLVQPCQYAGDPEWVSDTETSTLWDDDSVRTDWRGSHKTLKGAAPPPEMLSASYRDEL, from the exons ATGGGAAGAAGTAGGTGGTTGATCATTTGGGAAAGCCCTCTTTTTCTTGGACTGCTGACGCGTACAAGAGTCTACGGGCTGCCCAGAAGCGAAGCAGCATTTTCATCTTCACCACATTCCACCATGTTACTTCATGTTTTAGTCTTAGCAGCCTTAACTTCCCGGGCTGAGTGTTACTTTGTTGAAGAAAAGTTTCCGGAGGAGTCCGGGATGCAGCCTCCCACCGTGGTGATCGCGATCATAGCCAGGAATGCAGCGCATTCCCTGCCGTACTACCTCGGAGCTCTGGAGAGACTCAACTACCCCAAAGACCGCATCTCTGTGTG GGCCGCGACAGATCACAACTCAGACAACACCACAGCCATTCTGAGAGAGTGGCTCACTGTCATGCAGAGATTTTACCATTACGTTGAGTGGAGGCCAATGGACCAGCCGAC GTCTTATGCGGGGGAGTTTGGTCCAAAGCACTGGCCCAACAGCAGATATGAGTATGTGATGAAACTGAAGCAGGCAGCTCTCAACTTTGCCAGAAAACGCTGGGCTGACTACatattg TATGCTGACACAGACAACATCCTCACCAACGCAGAAACCCTCAACCTGATGATTGCAGAGAACAAGTCAGTCATTGCTCCCATGTTAGACTCCCCGGGAGCGTATTCCAACTTTTGGTGCGGTATCACACCGCAG ggTTATTATCGACGAACAGCGGAATACTTCCCGACACGTTACCGCCACAGACACGGCTGCTACCCCGTGCCGATGGTCCACAGCACCCTGCTGCTGGATCTGAGGAAGGAAGGCATGAAGAAACTAGCTTTCTACCCTCCTCATGAAGACTACTCATGGCCCTATGACGACATCATCGTTTTTGCATTTTCCTGCCGGGCTGCAG AGGTCCAGATGTACGTGTGCAACAAGGAGCGCTATGGCTACCTAAACGTTCCCGGCAAACCTCATTTTACGCTGGAGGACGATCGTCTCAACTTTGTCCATGTCCATCTGGAGTCACTGA TTGATGGGCCCGCCATGTATCCTTCTCGATACGTTCACATGTTCCCAAAGCAGAGAGACCTGGTAGGGTTTGATGAG ATCTATCTGATTAACCTGCGACGCCGGCCTGACCGCAGAGACAGGATGCTGTACTCCCTAAACGAGCTGGAGGTTGACGTCAAAGTGGTAGATGCTATAGATGGAAA TGCACTGAACAGCAGCGACATTAAGTTCCTGGGTGTCGACTTGCTGCCGGGTTACTATGACCCGTTCTCTGGACGCACACTGACCAAAGGAGAGGTGGGCTGCTTCCTCAGCCACTATTACATCTGGAAAGAG GTTGTGGACATGCAAATGGACAAAGCCCTGATCTTTGAGGATGACGTTCGCTTCGAGGCAAACTTCAAGCGACGAGTGCTCAGGTTaatggaggaggtggagcaggtGGAGCTGGACTGGGACTTAAT ATATCTTGGCAGGAAGCAAGTGAATCCTGGAAAGGAGGCGGCGGTGGAGAACGTTCGGAACCTGGTGGTGGCCGACTATTCGTACTGGACTCTGTCCTACGCCATCTCTCAGCAGGGAGCCCAGAAACTGCTCAATGCTGAGCCGCTCTCTAAGATGCTCCCTGTCGATGAATTCCTCCCCATCATGTATGACAAACATCCCAA TGAGGACTACAAGTCCCATTTCCCCAACAGAAACCTGCAAGCCTTCAGCACACGCCCCCTTCTGGTACAGCCATGTCAATACGCCGGCGATCCTGAGTGGGTGAGTGACACAGAGACCTCCACGCTGTGGGATGATGACTCAGTAAGGACTGATTGGAGAGGCTCCCATAAAACACTGAAGGGGGCTGCGCCACCGCCTGAGATGCTGTCTGCCTCCTACAGGGACGAACTTTAG
- the urm1 gene encoding ubiquitin-related modifier 1 isoform X2: protein MAAPVAVHLEFGGGAELLFDGVKEHHVTLPSQSEPWDMKQLLVWIQRNLLKERPELFVQGDTVRPGILVLINDADWELMGELDYQLLDQDNIVFISTLHGG from the exons ATGGCAGCCCCCGTTGCTGTTCATCTGGAGTTTGG AGGAGGAGCAGAGCTACTTTTTGATGGTGTCAAGGAACATCATGTGACTCTACCGAGCCAGTCTGAACCAT GGGACATGAAGCAGCTGCTGGTTTGGATCCAACGGAACCTGCTGAAGGAACGGCCTGAGCTCTTTGTTCAGGGAGACACAGT GAGGCCTGGGATCCTGGTGCTTATCAATGATGCAGACTGGGAGCTAATG GGGGAGCTGGACTATCAACTCTTAGACCAAGAcaacattgtatttatttctacgCTTCACGGAGGATAA
- the urm1 gene encoding ubiquitin-related modifier 1 isoform X1 produces the protein MAAPVAVHLEFGGGAELLFDGVKEHHVTLPSQSEPWDMKQLLVWIQRNLLKERPELFVQGDTVRPGILVLINDADWELMGNPDIPCPVDSERSQDIPRSGGIYLKSLQ, from the exons ATGGCAGCCCCCGTTGCTGTTCATCTGGAGTTTGG AGGAGGAGCAGAGCTACTTTTTGATGGTGTCAAGGAACATCATGTGACTCTACCGAGCCAGTCTGAACCAT GGGACATGAAGCAGCTGCTGGTTTGGATCCAACGGAACCTGCTGAAGGAACGGCCTGAGCTCTTTGTTCAGGGAGACACAGT GAGGCCTGGGATCCTGGTGCTTATCAATGATGCAGACTGGGAGCTAATG GGAAACCCTGACATCCCGTGCCCTGTCGACTCTGAGAGGTCTCAAGACATTCCCAGGTCAGGAGGGATATACTTAAAATCTCTCCAGTGA